In a genomic window of Prochlorococcus marinus subsp. marinus str. CCMP1375:
- a CDS encoding DUF4336 domain-containing protein, which yields MGSDLQTYNFNQNSNWFWWPLFPLYPYGTRNTIFKELVSEKVWCFEQLQGLYYVAVPIRMTVVKVPKGLMLFNPLPPTKALIDSLKVLQQKHGPICTIVLPTASGLEHKIPMPAMARAFPKATLWLCPGQWSFPLALPLTWLGFPPNRTRTLFADGLPHQDSCRWISLGPIDIGLGRFQEISCYHKESQSLLVTDALIGIESEPPEIFDLDPTPLLFHAREKGDEPLKDSFSLRKKGWKRLVLFASYLKPDQLKIPSIKTIIKNCFKPGLRNWKSHFGIYPFEWEKNWELSTEEIIGVKSPLLQVAPVIERLVFPRAKSEFLRWLDEIKAIKGMKRIIPAHYSAPINFNDSDCKALRNKINFSEWAPSEKSWSFLGKLDQILLNKNIVPKNPLKAFRD from the coding sequence ATGGGGTCTGATTTACAAACATATAATTTTAATCAAAATAGCAATTGGTTTTGGTGGCCCTTATTTCCTCTTTACCCATATGGTACTAGGAACACTATATTTAAAGAATTAGTCTCAGAAAAGGTTTGGTGTTTTGAACAATTACAAGGACTTTATTATGTAGCTGTCCCTATAAGAATGACCGTTGTTAAAGTTCCGAAAGGTTTGATGTTATTTAATCCTCTTCCTCCAACTAAAGCTTTAATTGACAGTTTAAAAGTTCTACAACAGAAGCATGGTCCGATATGCACAATAGTACTCCCAACTGCTTCTGGATTAGAGCACAAGATCCCTATGCCTGCTATGGCACGTGCATTTCCTAAAGCTACTCTTTGGCTTTGTCCAGGTCAGTGGAGTTTCCCTTTAGCATTACCGTTAACTTGGTTAGGCTTCCCACCAAATAGAACCAGAACACTATTTGCAGATGGGTTGCCACATCAAGATAGCTGTAGATGGATTTCTTTAGGGCCTATAGATATTGGCCTTGGTAGATTCCAGGAAATTTCTTGTTACCATAAAGAATCACAATCTTTGCTTGTGACCGATGCACTGATTGGAATTGAATCTGAACCTCCTGAAATATTTGACTTAGATCCCACGCCTCTTTTGTTTCATGCAAGAGAAAAGGGGGATGAACCTCTTAAGGATTCTTTTTCTTTAAGAAAAAAAGGATGGAAAAGGCTTGTGTTATTTGCTTCATATTTAAAACCAGATCAATTGAAAATTCCTTCTATAAAAACGATCATTAAAAATTGCTTTAAACCAGGACTTCGTAATTGGAAATCTCATTTCGGCATTTATCCCTTTGAATGGGAAAAAAATTGGGAATTATCTACTGAAGAAATAATCGGTGTAAAAAGTCCTCTTTTGCAAGTTGCTCCAGTAATCGAAAGACTTGTTTTTCCTAGAGCTAAGTCAGAGTTCCTCAGATGGCTAGATGAAATAAAAGCTATTAAAGGAATGAAAAGAATTATTCCTGCTCATTATTCAGCCCCAATTAACTTTAATGATAGTGATTGCAAAGCTCTAAGGAACAAAATAAATTTTTCAGAATGGGCTCCATCTGAGAAAAGCTGGTCTTTCTTAGGAAAGCTTGATCAAATTTTATTGAACAAAAATATTGTCCCTAAAAATCCGTTAAAGGCTTTTAGAGATTAA